From Streptomyces asiaticus, one genomic window encodes:
- a CDS encoding NAD(P)-binding domain-containing protein, translating into MTGQHSPHTLGIVGTGRLGEVLAARLRDRFRTVLYDSDASALRQAAERTGARAVQAPELVRAAGAVLLCVPPHAAPDALLHLARLAAGHGTRPTFISLVTGVATAELRALVAAGPAAGTDVLGLKPVCQYTALAHGVPAVFVTADRHRLDLLRAITRDLGTVVAGDEDSVGAVNRAATKAALAACENLARALSTAGTEPVLVRSAIRNVLAGTALDHPPQPGNPYTRSILDELAAERHAEPIGGAA; encoded by the coding sequence ATGACCGGTCAGCACAGCCCGCATACCCTGGGAATCGTCGGGACGGGACGTCTGGGAGAGGTACTGGCCGCCCGGCTGCGGGACCGCTTCCGTACGGTCCTGTACGACAGCGACGCGTCCGCCCTCCGCCAAGCGGCCGAGCGCACCGGGGCCCGGGCCGTCCAAGCGCCGGAACTGGTGCGTGCCGCCGGCGCCGTACTGCTGTGCGTGCCACCACACGCCGCACCGGATGCGCTGCTGCACCTGGCCCGGCTCGCTGCCGGGCACGGCACCCGCCCGACCTTCATCAGCCTCGTCACGGGGGTGGCGACCGCGGAGCTGCGCGCCCTGGTCGCCGCCGGCCCCGCGGCCGGGACCGACGTGCTCGGACTGAAGCCGGTCTGCCAGTACACGGCGCTCGCCCACGGCGTACCGGCGGTGTTCGTCACCGCCGACCGTCACCGCCTGGACCTGCTGCGGGCGATCACCAGGGACCTGGGCACCGTGGTGGCCGGGGACGAGGACTCGGTCGGCGCCGTCAACCGCGCGGCCACCAAGGCCGCGCTGGCCGCCTGCGAGAACCTGGCCCGCGCCCTGTCCACCGCCGGGACGGAACCGGTGCTCGTCCGCTCCGCGATCCGCAACGTCCTCGCCGGAACCGCTCTCGACCACCCGCCCCAGCCCGGGAATCCATACACCCGCTCGATCCTCGACGAACTGGCCGCCGAGCGCCACGCGGAGCCGATCGGGGGTGCCGCGTGA
- a CDS encoding phenylacetate--CoA ligase family protein: MTAAPPYLRYEEIRRSALADLDAYEKLTRDQAARLRLGRLRDHVAYALSASPYYSERWAAHRGTVIDHLDDIRKLPFTTKRDLREAYPFGLVAVDRREIVRYGESTGTTGSPTSSVITYEDWIRGNVAVERSVGHVFGPGDLVFVAIPYELAFASYDLDRALEQAGAGVVAVGTLSRVCPFERMVEMMWRVGPTGLVCTPSRALRLYDMLADSGRDPAEVGLRTFLYVGETCSPAKLAKIADLWGVRLSNAYGSTETNSLGLVCAAGSLHLTEDRHLFEVLDPETTEPVPDGTAGELVLTTLVSRAMPLLRYRTGDYVTVSGEPCVCGSPNRVLAHHGRVGEQLVHGGRRINKLALEEVVLSTEGTGLYWAAGITDDGLVVKVETENGDPGGLCAAVTRRVEDAFGLRPAVSPIDRAQVRQAMDRMLKPGSLSLDDLAAVS; the protein is encoded by the coding sequence GTGACCGCCGCACCGCCGTACCTCAGGTACGAGGAGATCCGCCGTTCGGCACTCGCCGACCTCGACGCCTACGAGAAGCTCACCCGGGACCAGGCGGCGCGACTCCGGCTGGGCCGGCTGCGCGACCACGTCGCCTACGCGCTGTCCGCATCGCCGTACTACAGCGAGCGCTGGGCCGCCCACCGGGGCACTGTGATCGACCACCTCGACGACATCCGCAAGCTGCCGTTCACCACCAAGCGGGACCTCCGTGAGGCCTACCCCTTCGGACTGGTCGCCGTCGACCGGCGGGAGATCGTGCGGTACGGGGAGTCCACCGGCACCACCGGCAGCCCCACCTCCTCGGTGATCACCTACGAGGACTGGATCCGCGGCAACGTCGCCGTGGAGCGCTCGGTCGGGCACGTCTTCGGCCCCGGCGACCTGGTCTTCGTCGCCATCCCCTATGAGCTCGCCTTCGCCTCGTACGACCTCGACCGGGCCCTGGAGCAGGCCGGCGCGGGGGTGGTCGCCGTCGGCACCCTGAGCCGGGTCTGCCCCTTCGAGCGCATGGTCGAGATGATGTGGCGGGTCGGCCCGACCGGCCTGGTCTGCACCCCGAGCCGCGCACTGCGGCTGTACGACATGCTGGCGGACAGCGGCCGGGACCCGGCGGAGGTGGGCCTGCGCACCTTCCTGTACGTCGGCGAGACCTGCTCGCCCGCCAAGCTCGCCAAGATCGCTGACCTGTGGGGGGTTCGGCTCTCCAACGCGTACGGCTCCACCGAGACCAACTCCCTGGGCCTGGTCTGCGCCGCGGGGAGCCTGCATCTCACCGAGGACCGGCACCTGTTCGAGGTGCTGGACCCCGAGACCACGGAACCGGTACCCGACGGTACCGCCGGCGAACTGGTGCTGACCACACTGGTCAGCCGCGCGATGCCGTTGCTGCGCTACCGCACCGGCGACTACGTGACCGTATCGGGCGAGCCCTGCGTCTGCGGCAGCCCGAACCGGGTGCTCGCCCACCACGGCCGGGTCGGCGAGCAGCTCGTCCACGGCGGACGGCGGATCAACAAGCTGGCCCTGGAGGAGGTCGTCCTGTCGACCGAGGGAACGGGGCTGTACTGGGCCGCGGGCATCACCGACGACGGACTCGTGGTCAAGGTGGAAACGGAGAACGGCGATCCGGGCGGACTGTGCGCGGCCGTCACCCGGCGCGTGGAGGACGCCTTCGGACTGCGGCCCGCCGTCTCGCCCATCGACCGCGCCCAGGTCCGGCAGGCCATGGACCGGATGCTCAAGCCCGGCAGTCTCAGCCTGGACGATCTGGCGGCGGTGTCATGA
- a CDS encoding zinc-dependent alcohol dehydrogenase, translating into MTHVRDLLLTGPGELRSSDTSPPLPALRPDDVVVEVDRVTLCGSDHRLYEGTYGGPRSYPIRFGHEWSGRVVDAGAGARPLLGHLVTGDCSRWCGRCPRCAADRNVCHHIQKFGITVDGFSTRHRTVDSRYLYADDFDLGAGLLALSEFFAVAHHGLCRIPLHEDDDVLVIGAGALGLASHLLLTHEYKVRSVRVMEADPAKAALVAGLFPDAVLRTPPPVGGHGAADYAALTKDARYPVVVECSGSEHGMNTALALALPLGRVLCFGLRSSANLRTDLLVAKSLTLSGSIGGTGSFRGVQAFLADHREEAARLVTHRLPAGRAGEAFAPAPHGTTPRIKTQILFGEETQ; encoded by the coding sequence GTGACCCATGTACGCGATCTGCTGCTGACCGGCCCCGGCGAGCTCCGGTCGTCCGACACCTCTCCCCCGCTGCCCGCGCTGCGCCCCGACGACGTGGTCGTCGAGGTCGACCGGGTCACGCTCTGCGGCAGCGACCACCGGCTCTACGAGGGCACCTACGGCGGCCCGCGCAGCTACCCCATCCGCTTCGGCCACGAGTGGTCCGGACGCGTCGTGGACGCCGGCGCCGGGGCGAGGCCGCTGCTCGGCCACCTGGTGACCGGGGACTGCTCCCGCTGGTGCGGGCGCTGCCCGCGGTGCGCGGCCGACCGCAACGTCTGCCACCACATCCAGAAGTTCGGAATCACCGTGGACGGATTCTCCACCCGTCACAGAACGGTCGACAGCCGCTACCTCTACGCGGACGACTTCGACCTCGGCGCGGGGCTGCTGGCCCTCAGCGAGTTCTTCGCCGTCGCCCACCACGGGCTGTGCCGCATCCCGCTGCACGAGGACGACGACGTGCTGGTCATCGGCGCCGGCGCGCTGGGACTCGCGAGCCATCTGCTGCTGACCCACGAGTACAAGGTGCGCTCGGTGCGCGTCATGGAGGCCGACCCCGCCAAGGCGGCCCTGGTCGCCGGCCTGTTCCCGGACGCCGTACTCCGCACACCGCCGCCCGTCGGCGGACACGGCGCCGCCGACTACGCCGCCCTCACCAAGGACGCCCGCTATCCGGTGGTCGTCGAGTGCTCCGGCAGCGAGCACGGGATGAACACCGCCTTGGCCCTGGCCCTCCCCCTGGGCCGGGTCCTCTGCTTCGGCCTGCGCTCCTCCGCGAACCTGCGGACCGATCTGCTCGTCGCCAAGAGCCTCACGCTCAGCGGATCAATCGGCGGCACCGGCAGTTTCCGCGGCGTCCAGGCGTTCCTGGCCGACCACCGCGAGGAGGCCGCTCGGCTCGTGACCCACCGCCTCCCGGCCGGCCGGGCCGGCGAGGCCTTCGCGCCCGCACCGCACGGCACCACCCCTCGCATCAAGACGCAGATCCTCTTCGGGGAGGAGACCCAGTGA
- a CDS encoding B12-binding domain-containing radical SAM protein, whose protein sequence is MKVLFVSVNKLKSFRPVLPIGMVTVATQVRTAGHEAEVLDLMWEEEDEEAVRAAVARLRPHVVGISIRNVDSQNMLEPVIYTPLAREVADWARAEHPGVTIVLGGPGFSTVPEDLMGFVRAEYGITGFAEESMVPFLVHLARGAEPEDVPGVIYRRPDGSYHRREPVFRIDYRKAVRPDPDLYDRRYFTYSYETHDRSEKVPATIQTKKGCVLECVFCSNFLVDGTGVKFDEVSRVADEVERLRDEGLEVLEIVDGVFNLPLNYSLEILKEFVRRGIEMPWSCMINPGNVTPELVDLMVRTGCYYVEFGTDSGCDRILRGLKKNFRQRQIVQSHRLFEQAGVRVEHCLFIGSPGDDRDSVRETFDVMDELVPSGAPDAHAYWTLGLRVCRGTALHTTAVAEGQLTGDERFIVPKYYVSKGVIGDDALLDEIEERVLANDNWYLWWGLRTIGLRTRIRMAREESRRIEAELMTHLPRRGPAPAPLVATPRREDRP, encoded by the coding sequence GTGAAAGTGCTGTTCGTCTCCGTCAACAAGCTCAAGTCCTTCCGGCCGGTGCTGCCCATCGGCATGGTCACCGTGGCCACCCAGGTGCGTACCGCCGGACACGAGGCCGAGGTGCTGGACCTGATGTGGGAGGAGGAGGACGAGGAGGCCGTCCGGGCCGCCGTCGCCCGGCTGCGCCCCCACGTCGTCGGCATCTCCATCCGCAACGTCGACTCGCAGAACATGCTGGAACCGGTCATCTACACCCCGCTCGCCCGCGAAGTGGCCGACTGGGCGCGCGCGGAGCACCCGGGGGTGACCATCGTCCTCGGCGGTCCCGGCTTCTCCACCGTCCCCGAGGACCTCATGGGCTTCGTCCGGGCCGAGTACGGCATCACCGGCTTCGCCGAGGAGTCCATGGTCCCCTTCCTCGTCCATCTCGCCCGCGGTGCGGAGCCCGAGGACGTCCCCGGCGTCATCTACCGCCGGCCGGACGGCTCGTACCACCGCAGGGAGCCCGTCTTCCGGATCGACTACCGCAAGGCCGTCCGCCCCGATCCCGACCTGTACGACCGGCGCTACTTCACCTACTCCTACGAGACCCACGACCGCAGTGAGAAGGTCCCGGCCACCATCCAGACCAAGAAGGGCTGCGTGCTGGAGTGCGTCTTCTGCAGCAACTTCCTGGTGGACGGCACCGGGGTGAAGTTCGACGAGGTCTCCCGGGTCGCCGATGAGGTCGAGCGGCTGCGCGACGAGGGCCTGGAGGTCCTGGAGATCGTCGACGGGGTGTTCAACCTGCCGCTCAACTACTCCCTGGAGATCCTCAAGGAGTTCGTGCGGCGCGGCATCGAGATGCCCTGGTCCTGCATGATCAACCCGGGCAATGTCACGCCCGAACTGGTCGACCTGATGGTCCGGACCGGCTGCTACTACGTCGAGTTCGGCACCGACTCGGGCTGCGACCGCATCCTGCGCGGGCTGAAGAAGAACTTCCGCCAACGCCAGATCGTCCAGTCCCACCGGCTCTTCGAACAGGCCGGCGTCAGGGTCGAGCACTGCCTCTTCATCGGCAGCCCCGGCGACGACCGCGACTCGGTGCGGGAGACCTTCGACGTCATGGACGAACTGGTCCCCTCCGGCGCGCCCGACGCCCATGCCTACTGGACGCTGGGGCTGCGGGTGTGCCGCGGCACAGCGCTGCACACCACCGCCGTGGCGGAGGGACAGCTCACCGGCGACGAGCGGTTCATCGTGCCCAAGTACTACGTCTCGAAGGGCGTCATCGGCGACGACGCCCTCCTCGACGAGATCGAGGAGCGGGTGCTGGCCAACGACAACTGGTACCTGTGGTGGGGCCTGCGCACCATCGGCCTTCGAACACGCATCCGGATGGCGCGGGAGGAGAGCCGTCGCATCGAGGCCGAGCTGATGACGCACCTGCCCCGGCGCGGTCCCGCGCCGGCCCCTCTCGTCGCGACCCCACGTCGGGAGGACCGGCCGTGA